From Mauremys mutica isolate MM-2020 ecotype Southern chromosome 17, ASM2049712v1, whole genome shotgun sequence, one genomic window encodes:
- the LOC123351946 gene encoding chemokine-like receptor 1, which produces MEYLQVPFLVLSAVVFLAGVALNGYVLFVAGCRVERTASAVWFWNRAVTDLIFIIFLPLRFTSFFILDLNWANMLSSTITSFHMFSSAFLLTALSVDRGILVARPEWAQNHRTPRLAFIMVLGLWALSLGFSLRYGDLWEFLLSAPRISMNFQVDEGRVRAAIAIQFLVGFLIPLALILILTSYIVLAAKLRRNRLIQSTKPLKILLGLIPTFFLCWLPYHVFYFLLMSAKYPLSLLNTGRASAYVLTYLSSCLNAIFYLSMEEEFQRYRQRARNSQTSNNSGPEPAA; this is translated from the coding sequence ATGGAATACCTCCAAGTTCCCTTCCTGGTGCTGAGTGCCGTGGTCTTCCTCGCCGGGGTGGCATTGAATGGCTACGTCCTCTTTGTTGCCGGCTGCCGTGTGGAGAGGACGGCCAGCGCCGTGTGGTTCTGGAACCGGGCTGTGACCGATTTAATCTTCATCATTTTCCTGCCTCTCAGATTCACCTCCTTCTTCATCCTGGACTTAAATTGGGCCAATATGCTGAGCAGCACCATCACCTCCTTCCACATGTTCTCCAGCGCCTTCCTCCTCACAGCCCTCAGTGTCGATCGCGGCATCCTCGTGGCGCGCCCTGAGTGGGCCCAGAACCACCGCACGCCCCGCTTGGCTTTCATTATGGTTTTGGGCTTGTGGGCCCTGTCTCTTGGGTTCAGCTTGAGGTATGGTGATCTCTGGGAattcctgctctcagctcccaggATCAGCATGAATTTCCAAGTGGATGAAGGGAGAGTGAGGGCCGCCATTGCGATCCAGTTCCTGGTCGGGTTTCTGATCCCATTAGCCTTGATCTTGATCCTAACCTCTTACATCGTTCTAGCTGCCAAGCTGAGAAGGAACAGGCTGATCCAGTCCACCAAGCCACTCAAGATCCTTCTTGGTTTGATCCCAACCTTTTTCCTCTGCTGGCTGCCGTATCACGTCTTCTACTTCTTATTGATGTCAGCTAAGTACCCTCTGTCTCTTTTGAACACAGGAAGGGCTTCTGCTTATGTCCTGACATATTTAAGCAGCTGCCTCAACGCCATCTTCTACCTCAGCATGGAGGAAGAGTTTCAGAGGTACCGGCAACGTGCACGCAACTCCCAAACCTCCAACAACTCAGGGCCAGAGCCGGCTGCATAG